The proteins below are encoded in one region of Pongo pygmaeus isolate AG05252 chromosome 20, NHGRI_mPonPyg2-v2.0_pri, whole genome shotgun sequence:
- the TMEM38A gene encoding trimeric intracellular cation channel type A isoform X2: protein MELLSALSLGELALSFSRVPLFPVFDLSYFIVSILYLKYEPGAVELSRRHPIASWLCAMLHCFGSYILADLLLGEPLIDYFSNNSSILLASAVWYLIFFCPLDLFYKCVCFLPVKLIFVAMKEVVRVRKIAVGIHHAHHHYHHGWFVMIATGWVKGSGVALMSNFEQLLRGVWKPETNEILHMSFPTKASLYGAILFTLQQTRWLPVSKASLIFIFTMFMVSCKVFLTATHSHSSPFDALEGYICPVLFGSACGGDHHHDNHGGSHGGGGPGAQHSAMPAKSKEELSEGSRKKKTKKAD from the exons ATGGAGCTACTCTCGGCGCTGAGCCTGGGCGAGCTGGCACTCAGCTTCTCGCGGGTGCCGCTCTTCCCCGTCTTCGACCTCAGTTACTTCATCGTCTCCATCCTCTACCTCAAGTATGAGCCAG GAGCAGTCGAGCTGTCCCGGCGCCACCCCATCGCGTCCTGGCTGTGCGCCATGCTGCATTGCTTTGGGAGCTACATCCTGGCTGATCTGCTCCTTGGGGAGCCACTGATTGATTACTTCAGCAACAACTCCAGCATCCTGCTGGCCTCAGCTGTCTG GTACTTGATTTTCTTCTGCCCCCTGGACCTCTTCTATAAGTGTGTCTGCTTCCTGCCTGTGAAACTCATCTTCGTGGCCATGAAGGAGGTGGTGCGAGTCCGCAAGATCGCAGTGGGCATCCATCACgcccatcaccactaccaccacggGTGGTTCGTCATGATTGCAACTGGGTGGGTCAAAG GTTCTGGTGTGGCCCTCATGTCCAACTTTGAGCAGCTGCTCCGAGGGGTCTGGAAGCCAGAGACCAACGAGATCCTGCACATGTCTTT CCCCACCAAGGCCAGCCTGTATGGAGCCATCCTCTTCACCCTCCAGCAGACCCGCTGGCTCCCAGTGTCCAAAGCCAGCCTCATCTTCATCTTCACCATGTTCATGGTGTCTTGTAAG GTGTTTCTGACAGCCACCCACTCACACAGCTCCCCCTTTGATGCCCTGGAGGGCTACATCTGCCCCGTGCTGTTTGGTTCGGCCTGCGGGGGTGACCATCACCACGACAACCATGGTGGGTCCCACGGCGGTGGTGGGCCAGGAGCTCAGCATTCGGCCATGCCCGCCAAGTCCAAGGAGGAGTTGAGCGAGGGCTCCAGGAAGAAGAAGACCAAGAAGGCGGATTAG
- the TMEM38A gene encoding trimeric intracellular cation channel type A isoform X1, translated as MELLSALSLGELALSFSRVPLFPVFDLSYFIVSILYLKYEPEMRLHYVPRAGLELLGSRDPLASASQSAGITGAVELSRRHPIASWLCAMLHCFGSYILADLLLGEPLIDYFSNNSSILLASAVWYLIFFCPLDLFYKCVCFLPVKLIFVAMKEVVRVRKIAVGIHHAHHHYHHGWFVMIATGWVKGSGVALMSNFEQLLRGVWKPETNEILHMSFPTKASLYGAILFTLQQTRWLPVSKASLIFIFTMFMVSCKVFLTATHSHSSPFDALEGYICPVLFGSACGGDHHHDNHGGSHGGGGPGAQHSAMPAKSKEELSEGSRKKKTKKAD; from the exons ATGGAGCTACTCTCGGCGCTGAGCCTGGGCGAGCTGGCACTCAGCTTCTCGCGGGTGCCGCTCTTCCCCGTCTTCGACCTCAGTTACTTCATCGTCTCCATCCTCTACCTCAAGTATGAGCCAG agatgagACTTCACTATGTTCccagggctggtctggaactcctaggctcaagagatcctctggcctcagcctcccaaagtgctgggattacag GAGCAGTCGAGCTGTCCCGGCGCCACCCCATCGCGTCCTGGCTGTGCGCCATGCTGCATTGCTTTGGGAGCTACATCCTGGCTGATCTGCTCCTTGGGGAGCCACTGATTGATTACTTCAGCAACAACTCCAGCATCCTGCTGGCCTCAGCTGTCTG GTACTTGATTTTCTTCTGCCCCCTGGACCTCTTCTATAAGTGTGTCTGCTTCCTGCCTGTGAAACTCATCTTCGTGGCCATGAAGGAGGTGGTGCGAGTCCGCAAGATCGCAGTGGGCATCCATCACgcccatcaccactaccaccacggGTGGTTCGTCATGATTGCAACTGGGTGGGTCAAAG GTTCTGGTGTGGCCCTCATGTCCAACTTTGAGCAGCTGCTCCGAGGGGTCTGGAAGCCAGAGACCAACGAGATCCTGCACATGTCTTT CCCCACCAAGGCCAGCCTGTATGGAGCCATCCTCTTCACCCTCCAGCAGACCCGCTGGCTCCCAGTGTCCAAAGCCAGCCTCATCTTCATCTTCACCATGTTCATGGTGTCTTGTAAG GTGTTTCTGACAGCCACCCACTCACACAGCTCCCCCTTTGATGCCCTGGAGGGCTACATCTGCCCCGTGCTGTTTGGTTCGGCCTGCGGGGGTGACCATCACCACGACAACCATGGTGGGTCCCACGGCGGTGGTGGGCCAGGAGCTCAGCATTCGGCCATGCCCGCCAAGTCCAAGGAGGAGTTGAGCGAGGGCTCCAGGAAGAAGAAGACCAAGAAGGCGGATTAG
- the SMIM7 gene encoding small integral membrane protein 7, with translation MIGDILLFGTLLMNAGAVLNFKLKKKDTQGFGEESREPSTGDNIREFLLSLRYFRIFIALWNIFMMFCMIVLFGS, from the exons ATGATCGGAGACATCCTGCTGTTCGG GACGTTGCTGATGAATGCCGGGGCGGTGCTGAACTTTAAGCT GAAAAAGAAGGACACGCAGGGCTTTGGGGAGGAGTCGAGGGAGCCCAGCACAG GTGACAACATCCGGGAATTCTTGCTGAGCCTCAGATACTTTCGAATCTTCATCGCCCTGTGGAACATCTTCATGATGTTCTGCATGATCGT